A window of Christiangramia forsetii KT0803 contains these coding sequences:
- a CDS encoding aldose epimerase family protein: MSEIQKSDLKVIDLINSNKSRLQILNYGATIFSFKMHDKNADLIDLVVGPRQPEDYLTTEYREENKCFGATIGRFAGRISEGKFKIDEDEYELDQKKEGVHLHGGESGFQYKLWEVERQTEGENPSVTLSYTSEHLEEGYPGRLQVKAKYTLTENDEIKISYSAKSDKATIVNITNHSYFNLNGGGSVSDHFMQVNASKILELDEKNLPTGNLTKLKENPKDYRENKLLGNRELDDVYVLDVMENEVHAQLFSSLSGIKMKLSSNQSVLVIYSPEALPDSWTYLSPIDNKYPAVAMEAQNYPDAPNFRNFPSSLLKPGELYENNITFTFSVK; encoded by the coding sequence TTGAGCGAGATCCAAAAATCTGATCTTAAGGTAATAGACCTTATCAATTCAAATAAATCCCGACTACAGATCCTGAATTACGGTGCAACTATCTTCAGTTTTAAGATGCATGATAAAAATGCAGATCTTATAGATCTGGTTGTTGGGCCAAGGCAGCCCGAAGATTATTTAACTACGGAGTATCGCGAGGAAAATAAATGTTTTGGAGCTACTATTGGAAGATTTGCCGGAAGAATTTCTGAAGGAAAATTTAAAATTGATGAAGATGAATATGAACTAGATCAAAAGAAAGAAGGGGTTCATTTACATGGAGGAGAGTCTGGGTTTCAGTATAAATTATGGGAAGTTGAGAGGCAAACAGAAGGAGAAAATCCTTCTGTAACTTTATCTTATACTAGTGAACATTTAGAGGAAGGATATCCTGGAAGACTTCAGGTTAAAGCGAAGTATACCCTTACTGAAAATGATGAAATAAAAATTTCCTATTCTGCCAAGAGCGATAAAGCTACAATTGTAAATATTACCAACCATTCTTATTTTAATCTGAATGGAGGCGGAAGCGTAAGTGATCATTTTATGCAGGTAAATGCATCCAAGATCTTAGAGCTGGATGAGAAGAACTTACCAACCGGAAACCTTACCAAGCTAAAAGAGAATCCTAAAGATTATAGAGAGAATAAACTTTTAGGCAATAGGGAGCTTGATGACGTATATGTATTGGATGTTATGGAAAATGAAGTACATGCACAATTATTTTCATCGTTAAGCGGTATTAAGATGAAATTGAGTAGTAATCAGTCAGTTTTAGTTATTTATTCACCAGAAGCTTTACCAGATTCCTGGACGTATTTAAGTCCTATAGATAACAAGTATCCCGCTGTGGCCATGGAGGCTCAAAATTATCCTGATGCGCCAAATTTCAGAAATTTCCCTTCAAGTTTGCTAAAGCCCGGTGAATTGTATGAAAACAACATCACTTTTACTTTTTCTGTAAAATAA
- a CDS encoding DUF885 domain-containing protein produces MKLNNIYILFLGLFIISCGNDQKEGSYSAEEMEKTSNELNTYFDKEFQKEVEESPMMQTRFGMKTDYGKWDDFSNLKYAEDLEQAKERLDYLDKVNVEALDDETKLSYELYRRGVKNEIDDYKYRFYDYPVNQMHGYHAELPAFLINMHRIDSIPDAKAYISRLVGMEKVMGDIIEQLKLREQNGIVPPKFVFDRTLDASRNIIKGKPFTKSAEASTLMEDFNAKVEKLDITKEQKTGLISEAETALVDHVQPAYKNLVEFLANQQQRATEEAGVWKFPKGDEFYNNALQRVTTTNLSADEIHEIGLSEVARIHGEMEKIMEEVAFEGSLQDFFEFMKTDEQFYYENTDEGKAAYLKEAKNVINGMKAKLPELFNTMPEADIVVKAVEPFREKSAGKAFYQQPAIDGSRPGTYYANLYDMKAMPKYEMEALAYHEGIPGHHMQIAIAQELDSIPEFRKFSFFTAYVEGWGLYSEYIPKEVGFYKDPYSDFGRLAMELWRSCRLVVDTGIHSKKWTRQEGIDYYKKNTPAAESACVKMVERHIVMPGQATAYKIGMNKILDLREKAKKQLEDKFDIKEFHDVVLTDGALPLTILESRVDSWVKSKNK; encoded by the coding sequence ATGAAATTGAATAATATATATATCCTCTTTCTTGGACTTTTCATTATTTCCTGTGGAAATGATCAAAAAGAGGGGAGTTATTCCGCAGAAGAAATGGAGAAAACTTCAAACGAACTGAATACTTATTTTGATAAAGAATTTCAAAAGGAAGTTGAAGAGTCTCCTATGATGCAGACTCGTTTTGGAATGAAAACCGATTATGGTAAATGGGATGATTTTTCTAATCTTAAATATGCCGAAGATCTTGAACAGGCCAAAGAACGCCTGGACTATCTTGATAAAGTAAATGTCGAAGCTTTAGACGACGAGACTAAATTAAGTTATGAGCTTTATCGAAGAGGGGTGAAAAATGAAATTGATGATTATAAATATCGGTTTTATGATTACCCTGTAAACCAAATGCACGGGTATCATGCAGAATTACCTGCATTTTTAATTAATATGCACCGCATAGATTCCATCCCAGATGCGAAGGCCTATATCTCGAGACTGGTTGGCATGGAAAAAGTGATGGGTGATATTATTGAACAACTTAAATTAAGGGAGCAGAATGGGATTGTACCTCCAAAATTTGTTTTCGATAGAACCTTAGATGCCTCCAGAAATATCATTAAAGGAAAGCCGTTTACGAAATCGGCTGAAGCAAGTACTTTAATGGAAGACTTTAATGCTAAGGTTGAAAAGCTCGATATCACAAAAGAACAAAAAACCGGACTCATCAGTGAAGCCGAAACTGCTTTGGTAGATCATGTTCAACCCGCATATAAAAACCTTGTAGAGTTTCTGGCCAATCAACAGCAGAGGGCTACAGAGGAGGCTGGAGTATGGAAATTTCCCAAGGGTGATGAATTCTACAACAACGCATTACAAAGGGTTACAACTACAAACCTTTCAGCAGATGAGATCCATGAGATCGGGTTGAGCGAAGTAGCGAGAATTCATGGGGAAATGGAAAAAATCATGGAAGAAGTTGCTTTTGAAGGCTCCCTGCAGGATTTCTTTGAATTTATGAAAACCGATGAACAGTTTTATTATGAAAATACTGACGAAGGCAAAGCGGCATACCTAAAGGAAGCTAAGAATGTTATTAATGGGATGAAGGCTAAACTTCCTGAACTCTTTAATACGATGCCGGAAGCAGATATCGTGGTTAAAGCGGTAGAGCCTTTCCGGGAAAAAAGTGCCGGAAAAGCATTTTATCAGCAACCAGCAATTGATGGCTCCAGACCTGGGACTTATTATGCAAACCTGTATGATATGAAAGCAATGCCAAAATATGAAATGGAAGCACTGGCTTATCACGAAGGGATTCCCGGTCATCACATGCAAATCGCCATTGCTCAGGAACTGGATAGTATACCAGAATTCAGAAAGTTCAGCTTTTTTACCGCTTATGTGGAAGGCTGGGGACTGTATAGCGAATATATTCCAAAAGAAGTGGGTTTTTATAAAGATCCATATTCAGATTTTGGAAGATTGGCCATGGAGCTATGGAGATCCTGTAGATTGGTAGTAGATACCGGAATCCATTCAAAAAAATGGACAAGGCAGGAAGGGATAGATTATTATAAAAAGAATACTCCCGCAGCTGAAAGTGCTTGTGTGAAAATGGTAGAAAGACATATTGTAATGCCGGGACAGGCAACAGCTTATAAGATTGGGATGAATAAGATTCTGGATCTTAGAGAAAAAGCAAAGAAACAGCTGGAGGATAAATTTGATATTAAAGAATTTCATGATGTCGTTCTAACAGACGGAGCTTTACCACTTACAATCCTGGAGTCTAGAGTAGATTCCTGGGTGAAATCAAAAAATAAATAA
- a CDS encoding CocE/NonD family hydrolase, translating into MKIFKCPLFSILLLFVMNPVLAQSETEYDVKTNYNKMEVDIPMRDGVKLHTTIYTPKDTSQEYPILMQRTPYSSRPYGEDQFRSKIGPNEIMMKEGNIIVYQDVRGRWMSEGSYDNMRAYIPNKKGKEFDEASDTYDTIEWLINNVENNNGKVGTWGISYPGFYATYSLLSGHPALKAASPQASIGDFFFDDFHHNGAYLLSYWRATAVFGYQKDKPTDSAWYDFPKLGTEDQYQFFMDEGPLSNLDKYYKEDNEFWQQLKDHPNYDEFWQKRGIVQHMKDIKPAVMIVGGLFDAEDLYGPFALYKSIEENSDNYNSIVFGPWSHGDWARESGRQGVGNVYFGDSISSHFQRDYETEFFNHFLKKKTKDMLRLPEAHIYDTGLRQWNDYAEWPPKNTTSKTWYLGDNQEFTQTPTQNKEEFVSDPEKPVSYNNEIKMVFTPREYMTGDQRFAARRPDVLVFETEVLEEDMKISGPIQAMLKVATTGTAADWIVKVVDVYPSDAENYEETMPHLKMSNYHMMVRSEVMRGRFRDSFEDPKAFEANKKTDVNIKLQGINHTFKKGHKLQVQIQSTWFPLIDRNPQTYVDNIFEAEKEDFQKQTHTVYGDSAIKFSVVK; encoded by the coding sequence ATGAAAATCTTCAAATGCCCTCTGTTTTCAATACTTCTGCTGTTTGTGATGAATCCGGTTTTAGCCCAGTCGGAAACTGAATATGATGTAAAAACAAACTATAATAAGATGGAAGTGGACATCCCGATGCGGGATGGTGTAAAACTTCACACCACTATCTACACTCCAAAAGATACTTCACAGGAATACCCAATATTAATGCAGAGAACTCCATATAGTTCAAGGCCTTATGGAGAAGATCAGTTTAGGTCTAAAATTGGTCCTAACGAGATCATGATGAAAGAAGGGAATATCATTGTGTACCAGGATGTTCGTGGAAGATGGATGAGCGAGGGGAGTTATGATAACATGCGGGCTTATATTCCGAATAAAAAAGGAAAAGAGTTTGATGAAGCCAGTGATACCTATGATACGATAGAATGGCTAATCAATAATGTGGAGAATAATAATGGAAAAGTTGGAACCTGGGGAATTTCTTATCCGGGATTTTATGCAACCTATTCTTTACTGAGTGGACACCCGGCATTAAAAGCGGCTTCTCCACAGGCTAGTATCGGGGACTTCTTTTTTGATGATTTTCATCATAATGGAGCTTACCTTTTAAGTTACTGGAGAGCAACCGCAGTATTTGGATATCAAAAAGATAAACCAACAGATTCGGCCTGGTATGATTTCCCGAAATTAGGAACTGAAGATCAGTATCAATTTTTTATGGATGAAGGTCCGCTGAGTAATCTGGACAAGTATTACAAAGAAGACAATGAGTTCTGGCAACAATTGAAAGACCATCCCAATTATGATGAATTCTGGCAAAAACGAGGGATCGTTCAGCATATGAAGGATATTAAACCTGCTGTGATGATCGTAGGAGGATTATTTGACGCGGAAGATCTTTACGGCCCATTTGCCCTCTATAAAAGTATAGAAGAGAATAGTGATAACTACAATAGCATCGTTTTTGGACCCTGGAGTCATGGCGATTGGGCAAGAGAATCTGGTAGACAAGGTGTTGGGAATGTATATTTTGGTGATAGTATTTCTTCTCACTTTCAGAGGGATTATGAAACCGAATTTTTCAATCATTTTCTTAAGAAGAAAACTAAAGATATGCTAAGACTTCCGGAAGCACATATCTATGATACCGGCCTTAGACAATGGAATGATTATGCCGAATGGCCTCCGAAGAATACAACTTCAAAAACCTGGTATTTAGGGGATAACCAGGAATTTACGCAAACTCCAACCCAAAATAAAGAGGAGTTTGTAAGTGATCCTGAAAAGCCTGTTTCTTATAACAATGAAATAAAGATGGTATTTACTCCGCGTGAGTATATGACCGGCGATCAGCGTTTTGCTGCACGAAGACCTGACGTGCTGGTTTTTGAGACCGAAGTGCTGGAAGAAGACATGAAAATTTCAGGCCCGATTCAAGCGATGTTAAAAGTAGCAACTACAGGAACCGCCGCAGACTGGATTGTAAAAGTGGTGGACGTTTACCCTTCAGATGCAGAAAATTATGAGGAAACTATGCCTCATCTCAAAATGAGCAATTATCATATGATGGTAAGAAGCGAAGTGATGCGTGGAAGATTTAGAGATAGTTTTGAAGATCCGAAAGCTTTTGAAGCTAACAAAAAGACCGATGTAAATATCAAATTGCAGGGAATTAATCATACGTTTAAGAAGGGACATAAGCTGCAGGTGCAAATTCAGAGTACATGGTTCCCGTTGATTGATAGAAATCCGCAGACTTATGTAGATAATATTTTTGAAGCTGAAAAAGAAGATTTTCAGAAACAGACTCATACGGTTTATGGAGATTCAGCGATTAAATTTTCAGTAGTAAAATAA